In Procambarus clarkii isolate CNS0578487 chromosome 60, FALCON_Pclarkii_2.0, whole genome shotgun sequence, one genomic interval encodes:
- the LOC138353894 gene encoding ribosome-binding protein 1-like, translating to MVVTVVMVVVGGDGCDSGNGGGGCLVTVTPASEHEESMPVLHILELEQGTQQESPSGRGPQQESPRSRGPPARDHKEQGTPARDHKEQGTPARVSKWQRTPARVSKWHGTPARDHKEQGTPARVSKWQGTPARDHKEQGTPVRVSKWQGTPARDHKEQGTPARDHKEQGTPARVSKWQGTPARDHKEQGTPSKRPQEAEDPSKSLQVAGDPSKSLQVAGDPCKRPQGAGDSQQETTRGRGPQQESPSGRGPQQESPSGRGPQQESPSGRGPQQESPSGRGPQQESPSGRGPQQESPSGRGPQQETTRGRRPPASDHKWD from the exons CGTCGGAACATGAGGAGTcgatgccggtgctgcatattctagaGCTG GAGCAGGGGACCCAGCAAGAGTCTCCAAGTGGCAGGGGACCCCAGCAAGAGTCTCCAAGGAGTAGGGGACCCCCAGCAAGAGACCACAAGGAGCAGGGGACCCCAGCAAGAGACCACAAGGAGCAGGGGACCCCAGCAAGAGTCTCCAAGTGGCAGAGGACCCCAGCAAGAGTCTCCAAGTGGCACGGGACCCCAGCAAGAGACCACAAGGAGCAGGGGACACCAGCAAGAGTCTCCAAGTGGCAGGGGACCCCAGCAAGAGACCACAAGGAGCAGGGGACCCCAGTAAGAGTCTCCAAGTGGCAGGGGACCCCAGCAAGAGACCACAAGGAGCAGGGGACCCCAGCAAGAGACCACAAGGAGCAGGGGACCCCAGCAAGAGTCTCCAAGTGGCAGGGGACCCCAGCAAGAGACCACAAGGAGCAGGGGACTCCCAGCAAGAGACCACAAGAGGCAGAGGACCCCAGCAAGAGTCTCCAAGTGGCAGGGGACCCCAGCAAGAGTCTCCAAGTGGCAGGGGACCCCTGCAAGAGACCACAAGGAGCAGGGGACTCCCAGCAAGAGACCACAAGAGGCAGAGGACCCCAGCAAGAGTCTCCAAGTGGCAGGGGACCCCAGCAAGAGTCTCCAAGTGGCAGGGGACCCCAGCAAGAGTCTCCAAGTGGCAGGGGACCCCAGCAAGAATCTCCAAGTGGCAGGGGACCCCAGCAAGAATCTCCAAGTGGCAGGGGACCCCAGCAAGAATCTCCAAGTGGCAGGGGACCCCAGCAAGAGACCACAAGAGGCAGGAGACCCCCAGCAAGCGACCACAAGTGGGACTAA